One Besnoitia besnoiti strain Bb-Ger1 chromosome VIII, whole genome shotgun sequence DNA segment encodes these proteins:
- a CDS encoding hypothetical protein (encoded by transcript BESB_081590) gives MPAAGNPPSLLSSGSCTQSLCSEDPSLCSESFPPSGLPPSTSPRLSLRPASDFRAGASPRREASQAHGGVERIKPENRKARVSEGLDDAADAQAGKAEMTPTQCDLNQLLVRLLSLPSSHPRAPGAVPPSTAVAETVSTGTGLEELPGRGREEDCLRETSPAREAKGRSLNSEAVPERPASDAVCASPHVGASGNDEACERLRGPEERSGEGVNVASGLCESGPKHAGCVRPRPEPEVLKGDCDRSACADAVSNAQAAEERISNEGKTVLKHVVSFGFSLAALEAWVPQPSPCCAAAAAVGAWNAVRGLSVPRQPMGEKKGSPTETGALAAPAEGPTEAPAGAERSAADARRLGDGAPREALTSDAALLEAEDLGAGGQPDQRRGEDQGRGNALSPPPPRTGEATKERRSDLLESRSHSPSALDVGAGLEALLVQARIARKETRARFLSLLLSPAQACDESLRTRYLAELLEFEDYVLRELLKAEAAEKETRKQKAPEAGQATPRGKAATERGREVLSSDAAQDTEKETIVHRPATALSGTGDPERAACVEQRQAQANGCSGETGGLAEEKEPQKESNDAGREEEGASGDRRESGSLMREGQTERTGEQGQQTPGAQTSEMKAGAEEKASGLETDKKRGPSAAASPARGAKQKRTRSLLLRILRETLEPFLLSGGHERPPASLSPFLAAVASESNSFSPPSGDSALHAFAQTAASPSSPASAASGGLHATRKPAVDSPPSPPFSPIALRPRSPFASPSAACALDSGVPPLALPRAPDFPTLSVYSPAALGDQREESCRAGAAVSGVGASAASCSNACEEAAGGAGERALVRLPAREGGEGACGTSEARCCHAVDCRSPAATSAHAASPVSPSEADKVPFAAAAPPGVLWRLARSLWSDSAACEGDAAAGEGDPRGRLRPREPSAVCGCAEEGVEAREGEDERGSRRAQLDGVSCSSSCTCGSTPSSPSHCCCCSVYSASPVPSRSMSPSQIHPASSPGSPRSLSPCCFPPSPRWFPPAPAASSVRPFSRFFSSALSPASVATSSSLLVVVLEPPKNPDRVFALGRRRSGRAATQAPATSKLQLANPPRASPLRLRGGAQESEKRKRKETRHCLEAPRLKQADEGSPAAGKQLEPPAEEPGRDDGRASGEEANAGSDAERENVRCGVSEERIGAVSPLEQRGDGDRDEEEDTSEADERARRDRRARGAARKSDEEETLGQITQEAEGFRLAVARPLEEEESRQAVKRRGSDAARLRARKLASALEVLMQRGQAEKRLLVAKPSTRHAGNKQLLEAFVEIEKTYHSCLPRDDEGKDQAAPEGGSERECRHANPQRASAGDTETECGEKKEKEETREETKEAESGGGEAQGWGDEGRIGGRDLGSLSEKEESRAVAEDSGVGRTEEAGASCDGRPTEDCLGASWVCPFCRNGVRAFALMGGAGTRSRWTVGGREERGGEARVGKQAKRKRGGGKETAAAAETDVDPAIEKASDEETEGDDRAEALQAEEEEVDGAGEKRATKKKRKRNSVAERRGSNTAAKRGPAEADAEREKARAEEEEEAERDWRRFLSSFEERDSAIVVHLQNHYALVFGWREILVEGADSENSERPKEPGEISGALRAGAEAGGWLPCPDERAEEGNGENGSTLAPAELEADSLRVESEEAASATVDKRISSAAKEAQQQRPSPLAASQGASQEQGKAHSPAHACKEGRKCSESVEAAERVSTAQRTASLSSAGERAGASECFLVTSETQAPSFFDACREREGTPSCSPTANASDAVADGSWLCVVEPSARGGLVGGSCGVKKRIQTSGEQTECAVSCAGDFQQPQSPSLLCLGRSGLPSNRSRSESREGVYRREDKTPEPRRRRREVLTARRGQAPSAWVPFDELRVLMTRWKGYRLMQMQLLSLPAVTR, from the exons ATGCCTGCCGCCGGCAACCCTccgtcgcttctctcctcaGGAAGCTGCACGCAGTCTCTCTGTTCTGAAGACCCGTCTCTTTGCTCAGAAAGCTTTCCTCCGTCTGGACTCCCCCCATCTACCTCGCCacggctctctctgcgccctgcCAGCGATtttcgcgcaggcgcctctccgcggaggGAAGCGTCGCAAGCGCACGGCGGCGTGGAGCGCATAAAACCCGAAAACAGAAAAGCTCGGGTCAGCGAGGGGCTGGACGATGCTGCCGATGCGCAGGCAGGCAAGGCTGAAATGACTCCTACGCAGTGCGATCTAAATCAGCTCCTGGTTCGCCTGCTGTCTCTTCCCTCGTCGCACCCCCGGGCCCCTGGCGCCGTTCCGCCTtcgaccgcggtcgcagaGACTGTCTCCACGGGGACGGGCCTGGAGGAGCTTCCAGGGCGCGGCCGAGAGGAGGACTGTCTCCGCGAGACCAGtccagcgagagaggccAAGGGCCGGTCTCTCAATTCAGAGGCAGTTCCCGAGAGGCCGGCCAGCGACGCAGTGTGTGCCAGCCCACACGTGGGCGCGAGCGGAAACGATGAGGCTTGCGAGAGGCTCAGAGGCCCAGAGGAGCGGAGCGGGGAGGGGGTTAATGTGGCGTCCGGACTCTGCGAGAGCGGCCCCAAACACGCGGGCTGCGTGCGCCCCCGCCCGGAGCCCGAGGTGCTCAAGGGGGACTGCGATCGCTCGGCTTGTGCGGACGCGGTTTCGAATGCCCAGGCTGCCGAGGAGCGAATAAGTAATGAAGGTAAAACCGTCCTGAAGCATGTCGTCTCTTTCGGattctcgctcgcggcccTCGAGGCGTGGGTCCCCCAGCCTTccccctgctgcgccgccgccgccgcggtcggtGCCTGGAACGCagtccgcggcctctctgttCCCCGCCAGCCAATgggcgagaaaaaaggaagTCCGACGGAGACAGGGGCGCTGGCCGCTCCGGCTGAAGGCCCAACGgaagcgcccgcgggcgcagagaggagcgccgcagacgccagacGCCTGGGAGAtggcgcgccgagagaagcCCTCaccagcgacgcagcgctcCTCGAGGCGGAGGATCTCGGCGCGGGAGGACAACCGGATcaacgacgaggagaagatCAGGGCCGCGGAAAtgcgctctcgcctccgcctccgcgaacAGGAGAAGCGACAAAAGAGCGACGCTCGGATTTGTTGGAGTCGCGTTCACACTCCCCCTCGGCGCTGGACGTAGGGGCGggcctggaggcgctgctggtgCAAGCGAGAatcgcgaggaaggagacgcgggcgcgcttcctctctttgCTGTTGTCTCCTGCGCAAGCGTGCGACGAGAGCCTGAGAACGCGGTACCTGGCTGAACTTCTCGAGTTCGAAGACTACGTTTTGAGAGAACTGCTCAAGGccgaggctgcagagaaggagacgcggaaaCAAAAAGCGCCTGAGGCGGGACAAGCGACTCCGAGGGGAAAGGCAGCCACTGAACGTGGGCGGGAGGTTctgagcagcgacgcggcgcaagACACGGAAAAAGAGACAATTGTTCATCGCCCAGCAACCGCACTCAGCGGAACCGGGGACCCAGAACGCGCAGCATGCGTAGAGCAGCGACAAGCGCAGGCGaacggctgcagcggagagacaggaggacTCGCGGAGGAAAAAGAGCCTCAAAAGGAGTCGAACGATGCAGgacgagaagaggagggcgcaAGCGGAGACCGAAGGGAAAGCGGCTCGCTCATGCGCGAGGGACAAACGGAGAGAACAGGAGAACAAGGTCAACAGACTCCAGGCGCCCAGACGAGCGAAATGAAAGCGGGCGCTGAAGAGAAAGCAAGCGGCCTTGAGACTGATAAGAAGAGAGgcccctctgcggccgcgtcgcctgccagGGGCGCCAAAcagaagaggacgcgaagcCTCCTGCTGCGGATTCTTCGAGAGACGCTCGAGCCCTTCCTTCTTTCCGGTGGACACGAGAGgcctcctgcctcgctgtctccgttcctcgccgccgtcgcctctgaaTCGAATTCGTTTTCGCCTCCCAGTGGCGACTCCGCCCTGCACGCATTCGCTCAAACTGCGGCGTCCCCTagttcgcctgcgtctgcggcgtctggaGGTCTGCATGCGACACGCAAGCCCGCTGTGGACTCTCCTCCGTCCCCCCCTTTCTCGCCGATCGCCTTGCGTCCTCGTTCTCctttcgcctctccgtctgctgcctgcgccctGGACTCCGGCGTCCCTcccctcgctctccctcgcgcgcccgacTTTCCGACTCTGAGCGTCtactcgcctgcggccttgGGAGACCAGCGCGAAGAGAGCTgcagggcgggggcggccgTGAGTGGCGTGGGGGCCTCGGCCGCCAGCTGCTCGAACGCGTGCGAGGAGGCTGCCGGTGGAGCTGGCGAGAGAGCGCTTGTCAGGCTGccagcgcgcgagggaggagagggagccTGCGGGACAAGCGAAGCGCGCTGCTGCCATGCCGTCGACTGTCGGAGTCCAGCGGCGacttctgcgcatgcagcgtctCCAGTGTCTCCTTCAGAAGCCGACAAGGtgcccttcgcggcggctgcgcctccaggcgttctctggcgcctcgcacgcTCGCTCTGGTCAGATTCAGCagcctgcgaaggcgacgcggcagccggcgaaggcgacccgCGTGgacgtctgcggccgcgcgagccgagtGCGGTCTGCGGATGCGCCGAGGAAGGAGTTGAAGCCcgggagggcgaagacgagcgaggaagcaggaGGGCGCAGCTGGACGGGGTCAgttgctcttcttcctgtACTTGCGGCTCGACGCCGAGTTCGCCTTCgcactgctgctgctgctcggtctattccgcgtcgcctgtccCTTCGCGCTCCATGTCTCCATCACAGATTCATCCGGCCTCTTCACCGggttctcctcgctctctctctccgtgttGTTTTCCGCCTTCACCTCGCTGGTttccgcccgcgcccgctgcgtcgtctgttCGCCCTTTCTCGCGGTTCTTCTCTTCCGCTTTGTCCCCTGCATCGGTTGCcacttcttcctcgctgctggtGGTGGTCCTGGAGCCGCCGAAGAATCCCGACAGAGTCTTCGCGctcgggaggcgccgcagcggcagagcggCAACGCAGGCTCCAGCGACCAGCAAGTTGCAGCTCGCAAAcccgccgcgtgcgtccCCTTTGCgactgcgcggaggcgctcaaGAAAGCGAGAAACGAAAGCGAAAGGAGACGCGGCACTGCCTCGAGGCTCCTCGTCTCAAGCaggcagacgaaggaagTCCTGCCGCAGGAAAGCAACTCGAGCCCCCAGCGGAGGAGCCAGGCAGGGACGATGGCCGCGCGagtggcgaggaggcgaacgcagggagtgacgcggagagagaaaacgtcCGATGTGGAGTCAGCGAAGAACGGATCGGGGCAGTCTCGCCGCTGGAGCAGCGAGGGGACGGAGAtcgagacgaggaggaagacaccagtgaggcagacgagcgggcgaggagggacaggagggctcgaggcgcggcacgaaagagcgacgaagaagagactcTGGGACAAATcacgcaggaggcggaggggttccggctcgctgtcgctcggccgctcgaagaggaggaatCGAGACAGGCTGtgaagaggcgagggagcgaTGCTGCTCGGttgcgcgcgcggaaactCGCCTCAGCGCTGGAAGTCCTCATGCAAAGAGGACAGGCGGAGAAGCGTCTGCTGGTCGCCAAGCCCAGCACGCGCCACGCCGGGAACAAGCAGTTGCTCGAGGCATTCGTTGAAATCGAGAAAACTTACCACAGTTGCTTGccgcgagacgacgagggaAAGGACCAAGCGGCGCCtgagggaggaagcgaacGCGAGTGCCGACACGCCAACCCCCAGAGAGCGTCCGCAGGCGATACGGAGACAGAatgcggagaaaaaaaggagaaagaagaaacgagagaggaaacgaaagaagcggaaagcggcggaggagaggcgcaaGGGTGGGGGGACGAAGGCAGGATCGGAGGTCGCGACCTTGGCTCACTTTctgagaaagaagagagccgAGCAGTCGCTGAAGACAGCGGCGTCGGCAGGACCGAAGAAGCGGGAGCAAGCTGCGATGGGCGGCCGACTGAAGactgcctcggcgcctcctggGTTTGTCCTTTCTGCAGGAACGGCGTACGGGCGTTTGCGCTGATGGGGGGCGCcggcacgcgcagcaggtgGACCgttggcggccgcgaggagaggggcggcgaggcgcgagtcgGCAAGCAGGCCAAGAGGAA gcgaggcggggggaaggagactgcagcggccgcagagaccgACGTGGACCCTGCGATTGAGAAGGCGAGtgacgaagagacagagggcgacgaccgGGCTgaagcgctgcaggcggaggaagaggaggtgGATGGTGCAGGCGAGAaaagggcgacgaagaagaagcggaagaggaaCAGCGTCGCGGAAAGGCGAGGCAGCAATACGGCGGCTAAGCGAgggcctgcagaggctgacgcagaaagggagaaggctcgcgcagaggaggaggaggaggcggagcgagACTGGCGGCGATTCCTGAGCTCCttcgaggagagagacagcgcgatCGTCGTTCACCTGCAGAATCACTAcgccctcgtcttcgggTGGAGAGAAATCTTGGTCGAAGGCGCAGACTCTGAGAACTCCGAGCGCCCAAAGGAGCCGGGGGAGATTTCTGGTGcgctccgcgcaggcgcggaggcaggaggcTGGTTGCCTTGCCCGGACGAACGCGCTGAGGAAGGAAACGGCGAAAACGGCTCCAcgctggcgcctgcggagctTGAAGCAGACTCGCTGCgcgtggagagcgaagaggcagccaGTGCCACGGTTGATAAAAGGATCTCTTCGGCCGCAAAGGAAGCACAACAGCAGCGTCCCTCGCCGTTGGCGGCCTCTCAGGGCGCGAGTCAAGAGCAGGGCAAAGCCCATAGccccgcgcatgcatgcaaagaGGGGCGGAAATGCAGCGAAAgcgtcgaggccgcagaaCGCGTTTCAACCGCACAACGAACGgcatctctctcttcagCAGGAGAGCGAGCCGGCGCGTCGGAGTGCTTCCTCGTGACTTCTGAAACACAGGCTCCCAGTTTTTTCGATGCGTGTCGAGAGCGTGAGGGGACTCCATCCTGCTCGCCAACTGCAAACGCTTcggacgcggtcgcggacgggAGCTGGCTCTGTGTGGTCGagccgagcgcgcgcggggggctAGTGGGCGGATCCTGTGGAGTCAAGAAGAGGATTCAGACGTCTGGCGAGCAGACGGAGTGTGCGGTGTCGTGCGCAGGAGACTTCCAGCAGCCTCAatcgccttctctgctttgCCTCGGGCGCTCGGGTCTGCCCAGCAACCGGAGTCGCTCCGAGTCGCGCGAGGGAGTGTATCGCCGTGAGGATAAGACCCCggagccgcgaaggaggagaagggagGTCCTGACCGCTCGTCGAGGGCAGGCACCGAGTGCCTGGGTTCCGTTTGATGAGCTCCGAGTCCTCATGACGCGCTGGAAAGGCTACCGACTGATGCAGATGCAGCTTCTCTCGCTCCCTGCTGTCACGCGCTGA